The Paenibacillus beijingensis nucleotide sequence TTAAGGAATGTACTGCTGGACAATTTTCGTCACTTTACCGTCGTGAATCGTAACGTGATACGGATAATCCGATACACTGAGGATATCCTCAGTGGTCAACAGCTCGGCGAGCTTGGACAGCGTAATTTGCTCATTCCAGTTAATTTGCGCATCTTCCGGATTGCCGTCGTGATCGAAAATTTGCATTTGCACGTCCGCACCGGCATTCACTTCAAACGTTGCCGTCTCTTCGCTGCCGTTGATGATATAATAGCCGTCAGGCGCTTCATCCAAACCGGAATCCGGCTCCTGCTCGGCAAACACTTTGTTAGCCGCTTCCCCTTCGTACCATTCGATCGGGTCAACGGTTATGTACCATTTTCCTCCCTGCTCGTAAAGCTTGTTTATATATGCAGATTGCGTATCGGCCGATTTCGGAACCGGTGTATAATCGCCGCCGACGGCATTGGCGGTCGTAATAAAATAAAACAAGACAGAGGCGATCGTAACCATGCTGAAAGCTGTTTTTTTCATCCTTATGTCTCCCCTTTAGTTCTCATGACGACAAGATGCGCCATTAGAAGTTGTTTAACCTTATGATTCGGCCTCAAAACGGATTGCCCCTTATTAGGACCAGGTAATATGACCTTCTATTATTACTATAAACGAAGGCGGAACCGAAAATGTTTCAAGAAAGTTACAAAACTTGCGGCTGCCATAAATTTCATGTAAAAAGAAAGAAGAGGTCCTGATCAGCAAATTATACGATGAAGGTTGAGGGAGAGTAACAGATGCGGAACATTCGTACAATTATTTTCATCACCGGTGCGCTGCTCGTCTGGTTGGGTGTCAACTATTATATTGGCTGGCACATCGCCGTATTCCTCCAATGGACCGGGATTGATAACGGATTTATTTTTTGGCCGGCTTTTACGATCGTTACTTTCTCCTACCTGATCGGACGGGCCGGCGGCGGAACGCTGGGCCCTTTGTCCAGACTGCTCAAAGTTATCGGTTCCTACTATTTCGCGGTCATGGAATTCGCCATCCTGCTGCTCATTCCCGCCGACATTGCGGCACTGATCCTTCATGCCGCCGGAATCCCTTTCCGCACCATTGTTCAAGTGGAAGGTACTATCGTGCTTGCGCTGTTGATCATCCTGCTCGCTTGGGGAATCCGCAACGCCTGGAGCCCCGTTATTCGCTCTTACGAAATTACCGTCGATAAAGCGGCCGGTTCCCGAAAAATGCTCACGATAGCAGTCGCCTCGGATATCCACCTCGGAAACATCGTCGGCAACCGGCATTTGCGCCGCCTTCTTCACCAAGTCGAACAAATTAATCCCGATCTCATTTTGCTTCCCGGGGATGTCATCGATGATGTTCTCGAACCTTTCGTGCGCAACGTGATGAGCGACACGCTGGCAAAGTTGAAGGCGCCGCTCGGAACGTATGCCGTGCTTGGAAACCATGAGTATTACGGAGGCCATATTGCGGAATATGTG carries:
- a CDS encoding metallophosphoesterase; amino-acid sequence: MRNIRTIIFITGALLVWLGVNYYIGWHIAVFLQWTGIDNGFIFWPAFTIVTFSYLIGRAGGGTLGPLSRLLKVIGSYYFAVMEFAILLLIPADIAALILHAAGIPFRTIVQVEGTIVLALLIILLAWGIRNAWSPVIRSYEITVDKAAGSRKMLTIAVASDIHLGNIVGNRHLRRLLHQVEQINPDLILLPGDVIDDVLEPFVRNVMSDTLAKLKAPLGTYAVLGNHEYYGGHIAEYVERMNAIDIPVLQDERIMVDGSFYLAGRKDKTAESMEEGRLSVEKLLEGADRKFPILLMDHQPYQFQLAADAGVDLLLCGHTHRGQFAPNHWITRRLFELDWGYMRKAVMHVFVSSGFGSWGPPVRLASRSEVLKIVVHFKSAAI